A genomic segment from Torulaspora globosa chromosome 3, complete sequence encodes:
- the RRP15 gene encoding rRNA-processing protein RRP15 (ancestral locus Anc_3.480): MTKSSTKAEDHLSEQEKIVEIEAAENESIESDEVHSLEADAEDEDEEDEKSAEESEDDDEFPLKKKAKRSKHDDGSADFSSAVNAILSSHLKAYDRKDPIMARNKKVLRKNEADKLEQRAKRALLVEKKKQLNKARKREIIPTVSDELSGEEIRNILEKEAALRKIARKGVVKLFNAILSTQVTTAKQAESGLGDIRNKEEREQLITEVSKEKFLDMVKSAAEEV; the protein is encoded by the coding sequence ATGACGAAATCGAGTACGAAAGCTGAGGATCATCTTTCAGAGCAGGAAAAAATAGTAGAAATTGAGGCTGCTGAGAATGAATCGATAGAGAGCGATGAGGTCCATAGCCTTGAGGCAGAtgctgaggatgaagatgaagaagacgaaaaatcgGCTGAGGAAAGcgaagatgatgacgagTTTcccttgaagaagaaagccaagaGGAGCAAACATGACGATGGCTCGGCAGACTTCTCCAGTGCAGTGAACGCGATCTTGTCATCTCATCTGAAGGCTTATGACAGGAAGGACCCAATCATGGCGAGGAATAAGAAGGTGCTGAGAAAAAATGAAGCGGATAAGCTAGAACAGCGGGCTAAGAGAGCGTTGCTCgtggagaagaagaagcagttgaacAAGGCCAGAAAACGTGAAATAATCCCAACGGTTAGTGACGAGCTCTCCGGTGAAGAGATCAGAAATATTCTTGAGAAGGAAGCCGCACTGAGAAAGATCGCTCGAAAGGGCGTTgtcaagcttttcaacGCTATTCTGTCGACGCAAGTTACCACAGCCAAGCAGGCCGAATCCGGTCTAGGCGATATACGGAATAAAGAGGAAAGAGAACAACTGATAACGGAAGTCTCAAAGGAGAAATTTTTGGATATGGTCAAATCGGCG